The proteins below come from a single Hyperolius riggenbachi isolate aHypRig1 chromosome 8, aHypRig1.pri, whole genome shotgun sequence genomic window:
- the LOC137528728 gene encoding class I histocompatibility antigen, F10 alpha chain-like isoform X3, with protein sequence MTMAPLILLILGVSGMYCDSHSLQYRRTAVLAPGFGLFFFSSMGYVDDKAITNYNSSTRQCLPMTEWVKKLDPESWERNTKINQGAEDVYRLRVEVLMSRFNQTGGIHIIQVMYGCDVRDDGSTAGYMQHGYDGRDLMYLDTQSGIWIPTAQEAQITTQRYNGPDVRAGEVYKYYLENECIRYLKQHIINGREDLEKRVPPEVKVWGCHQSNGVTRLQCLAYGFHPRAVDLKWVRNGEDHIPSDEASPILPHPDGTYQTRVSVEVPTREGDTYSCHVDHSSLEETLIVPWEHNNGLHRAVIAAAAICCLLVVTAVIGGVIVYKKRKAGYRSTNTSDTSSSDSK encoded by the exons ACAGTCACTCTCTGCAGTACCGCAGAACAGCAGTTTTAGCTCCGGGATTTGGGCTATTTTTCTTCTCCTCGATGGGATATGTGGATGACAAGGCAATAACAAATTATAACAGTAGCACCCGCCAGTGTCTTCCCATGACAGAGTGGGTGAAAAAACTGGATCCTGAAAGCTGGGAGAGGAACACCAAAATTAATCAAGGTGCTGAGGATGTATACAGGCTCAGAGTGGAGGTGCTGATGAGCCGATTCAACCAAACTGGAG GGATCCATATTATCCAGGTGATGTATGGCTGTGATGTCAGAGATGACGGCAGCACTGCGGGGTACATGCAGCATGGATATGATGGCAGGGATCTCATGTACCTGGACACACAGAGCGGTATCTGGATCCCAACTGCACAGGAGGCTCAGATCACCACTCAGAGATATAACGGGCCAGACGTCAGAGCCGGAGAGGTATACAAGTATTACCTGGAGAATGAGTGCATCCGCTATCTGAAGCAACACATCATCAATGGGAGAGAAGATCTGGAGAAGAGAG tgcctcCAGAGGTGAAGGTGTGGGGCTGTCATCAGTCAAATGGTGTGACAAGACTTCAGTGTCTGGCGTACGGGTTTCACCCCCGAGCTGTGGATCTGAAGTGGGTGAGGAATGGAGAGGACCATATTCCTTCAGATGAAGCCAGTCCCATCCTCCCCCATCCTGACGGCACCTATCAGACCAGAGTCAGCGTGGAAGTGCCAACAAGGGAGGGCGACACTTACTCCTGCCATGTGGATCACAGTAGCCTGGAGGAGACACTCATTGTCCCATGGG AACACAACAATGGCCTCCATCGTGCTGTGATTGCCGCTGCTGCCATCTGCTGTCTGCTTGTTGTCACTGCAGTTATTGGTGGAGTCATCGTGTACAAAA AGAGGAAAGCTGGCTACAGAAGCACCAACA
- the LOC137528728 gene encoding class I histocompatibility antigen, F10 alpha chain-like isoform X1: MTMAPLILLILGVSGMYCDSHSLQYRRTAVLAPGFGLFFFSSMGYVDDKAITNYNSSTRQCLPMTEWVKKLDPESWERNTKINQGAEDVYRLRVEVLMSRFNQTGGIHIIQVMYGCDVRDDGSTAGYMQHGYDGRDLMYLDTQSGIWIPTAQEAQITTQRYNGPDVRAGEVYKYYLENECIRYLKQHIINGREDLEKRVPPEVKVWGCHQSNGVTRLQCLAYGFHPRAVDLKWVRNGEDHIPSDEASPILPHPDGTYQTRVSVEVPTREGDTYSCHVDHSSLEETLIVPWEHNNGLHRAVIAAAAICCLLVVTAVIGGVIVYKKRKAGYRSTNRGAVTSETGHLGPGRRCASDTSSSDSK; this comes from the exons ACAGTCACTCTCTGCAGTACCGCAGAACAGCAGTTTTAGCTCCGGGATTTGGGCTATTTTTCTTCTCCTCGATGGGATATGTGGATGACAAGGCAATAACAAATTATAACAGTAGCACCCGCCAGTGTCTTCCCATGACAGAGTGGGTGAAAAAACTGGATCCTGAAAGCTGGGAGAGGAACACCAAAATTAATCAAGGTGCTGAGGATGTATACAGGCTCAGAGTGGAGGTGCTGATGAGCCGATTCAACCAAACTGGAG GGATCCATATTATCCAGGTGATGTATGGCTGTGATGTCAGAGATGACGGCAGCACTGCGGGGTACATGCAGCATGGATATGATGGCAGGGATCTCATGTACCTGGACACACAGAGCGGTATCTGGATCCCAACTGCACAGGAGGCTCAGATCACCACTCAGAGATATAACGGGCCAGACGTCAGAGCCGGAGAGGTATACAAGTATTACCTGGAGAATGAGTGCATCCGCTATCTGAAGCAACACATCATCAATGGGAGAGAAGATCTGGAGAAGAGAG tgcctcCAGAGGTGAAGGTGTGGGGCTGTCATCAGTCAAATGGTGTGACAAGACTTCAGTGTCTGGCGTACGGGTTTCACCCCCGAGCTGTGGATCTGAAGTGGGTGAGGAATGGAGAGGACCATATTCCTTCAGATGAAGCCAGTCCCATCCTCCCCCATCCTGACGGCACCTATCAGACCAGAGTCAGCGTGGAAGTGCCAACAAGGGAGGGCGACACTTACTCCTGCCATGTGGATCACAGTAGCCTGGAGGAGACACTCATTGTCCCATGGG AACACAACAATGGCCTCCATCGTGCTGTGATTGCCGCTGCTGCCATCTGCTGTCTGCTTGTTGTCACTGCAGTTATTGGTGGAGTCATCGTGTACAAAA AGAGGAAAGCTGGCTACAGAAGCACCAACA ggggtgctgttaccagtGAGACGGGACACCTAGGACCAGGAAGGAGatgtg
- the LOC137528728 gene encoding class I histocompatibility antigen, F10 alpha chain-like isoform X2, translated as MSPLNSHSLQYRRTAVLAPGFGLFFFSSMGYVDDKAITNYNSSTRQCLPMTEWVKKLDPESWERNTKINQGAEDVYRLRVEVLMSRFNQTGGIHIIQVMYGCDVRDDGSTAGYMQHGYDGRDLMYLDTQSGIWIPTAQEAQITTQRYNGPDVRAGEVYKYYLENECIRYLKQHIINGREDLEKRVPPEVKVWGCHQSNGVTRLQCLAYGFHPRAVDLKWVRNGEDHIPSDEASPILPHPDGTYQTRVSVEVPTREGDTYSCHVDHSSLEETLIVPWEHNNGLHRAVIAAAAICCLLVVTAVIGGVIVYKKRKAGYRSTNRGAVTSETGHLGPGRRCASDTSSSDSK; from the exons ACAGTCACTCTCTGCAGTACCGCAGAACAGCAGTTTTAGCTCCGGGATTTGGGCTATTTTTCTTCTCCTCGATGGGATATGTGGATGACAAGGCAATAACAAATTATAACAGTAGCACCCGCCAGTGTCTTCCCATGACAGAGTGGGTGAAAAAACTGGATCCTGAAAGCTGGGAGAGGAACACCAAAATTAATCAAGGTGCTGAGGATGTATACAGGCTCAGAGTGGAGGTGCTGATGAGCCGATTCAACCAAACTGGAG GGATCCATATTATCCAGGTGATGTATGGCTGTGATGTCAGAGATGACGGCAGCACTGCGGGGTACATGCAGCATGGATATGATGGCAGGGATCTCATGTACCTGGACACACAGAGCGGTATCTGGATCCCAACTGCACAGGAGGCTCAGATCACCACTCAGAGATATAACGGGCCAGACGTCAGAGCCGGAGAGGTATACAAGTATTACCTGGAGAATGAGTGCATCCGCTATCTGAAGCAACACATCATCAATGGGAGAGAAGATCTGGAGAAGAGAG tgcctcCAGAGGTGAAGGTGTGGGGCTGTCATCAGTCAAATGGTGTGACAAGACTTCAGTGTCTGGCGTACGGGTTTCACCCCCGAGCTGTGGATCTGAAGTGGGTGAGGAATGGAGAGGACCATATTCCTTCAGATGAAGCCAGTCCCATCCTCCCCCATCCTGACGGCACCTATCAGACCAGAGTCAGCGTGGAAGTGCCAACAAGGGAGGGCGACACTTACTCCTGCCATGTGGATCACAGTAGCCTGGAGGAGACACTCATTGTCCCATGGG AACACAACAATGGCCTCCATCGTGCTGTGATTGCCGCTGCTGCCATCTGCTGTCTGCTTGTTGTCACTGCAGTTATTGGTGGAGTCATCGTGTACAAAA AGAGGAAAGCTGGCTACAGAAGCACCAACA ggggtgctgttaccagtGAGACGGGACACCTAGGACCAGGAAGGAGatgtg